The Xanthomonas sp. CFBP 8443 genome has a window encoding:
- a CDS encoding YggS family pyridoxal phosphate-dependent enzyme, with the protein MPLSSLQQIRLDMDRAAASAQRPHARLLAVSKTQPAAAIAALAAQGQHAFGENYVQEAAGKIAELKPLALEWHLIGHLQSNKAEQAAALFDWVQTVDRRKLVDALARHRPAQRPPLNVLIQVNIDDETSKHGCAPGEVDALAEAIAAQPTLRLRGLMAIPAPFPEEALRRAAFQRMRALLDGLNTRYPDADTLSMGMSGDFALAIAEGATMVRVGTALFGARGVGTGDSGLGTR; encoded by the coding sequence GTGCCCCTCTCTTCCCTGCAGCAGATCCGCCTGGACATGGACCGCGCCGCGGCGTCCGCGCAGCGTCCCCACGCCCGCCTGCTGGCGGTGTCCAAGACCCAGCCGGCCGCGGCGATCGCGGCCCTGGCCGCGCAGGGGCAACACGCCTTCGGCGAGAACTACGTGCAGGAAGCGGCGGGCAAGATCGCCGAGCTCAAGCCGCTGGCGCTGGAATGGCACCTGATCGGCCACCTGCAGTCGAACAAGGCCGAGCAGGCGGCCGCGCTGTTCGACTGGGTGCAGACGGTGGACCGGCGCAAGCTGGTGGACGCGTTGGCCCGGCATCGCCCGGCGCAGCGGCCGCCGCTGAACGTGCTGATCCAGGTCAACATCGACGACGAGACCAGCAAGCACGGCTGCGCGCCCGGCGAGGTGGACGCGCTGGCGGAGGCCATCGCCGCGCAGCCGACGCTGCGCCTGCGCGGGCTGATGGCGATCCCGGCCCCGTTCCCCGAAGAGGCGTTGCGGCGCGCCGCGTTCCAGCGCATGCGCGCCCTGCTCGACGGCCTGAATACGCGGTACCCGGATGCCGACACGCTGTCGATGGGCATGAGCGGCGACTTCGCGCTGGCCATCGCCGAGGGCGCGACGATGGTGCGGGTGGGGACGGCGTTGTTCGGGGCGCGAGGCGTCGGGACTGGGGACTCGGGACTCGGGACGCGATAA
- the proC gene encoding pyrroline-5-carboxylate reductase, with protein sequence MTPPSPESRVPSPGPIAFIGGGNMARSLIAGLVGQGVAPDAIRVAEPVQALREALAADYGVHAVAAAAEAADGAAVWVFAVKPQVLRSVCDDLAALAQQQRPLLLSIAAGITAGQLDRWLGGGHALVRAMPNTPALLGAGVTGLFANAQTGAAQRRQAEQLLAAAGVTVWVEDEALIDAVTAVSGSGPAYVFLLAEAMEAAGIAQGLPAEAARTLVLQTVLGAARMLTESGEAPSELRRRVTSPNGTTQAAIETFQAGGFEALTAAAIAAAARRGRALSAAND encoded by the coding sequence ATGACCCCACCGAGCCCCGAGTCCCGAGTCCCCAGTCCCGGCCCCATCGCCTTCATCGGTGGCGGCAACATGGCGCGCAGCCTGATCGCCGGGCTGGTCGGCCAGGGCGTCGCGCCGGACGCGATCCGTGTCGCCGAGCCGGTGCAGGCGCTGCGCGAGGCGCTGGCCGCCGACTACGGCGTGCACGCCGTCGCCGCCGCGGCGGAAGCGGCCGACGGCGCGGCGGTGTGGGTGTTCGCGGTCAAGCCGCAGGTGCTGCGCAGTGTGTGCGACGACCTGGCCGCGCTGGCGCAGCAGCAGCGGCCGCTGCTGCTGTCCATCGCCGCCGGCATCACCGCCGGCCAGCTGGACCGCTGGCTCGGCGGTGGGCACGCGCTGGTGCGGGCGATGCCGAACACGCCGGCGCTGCTCGGCGCCGGGGTCACCGGCCTGTTCGCCAACGCGCAGACCGGCGCCGCGCAGCGGCGCCAGGCCGAACAGCTGCTGGCCGCCGCCGGGGTCACGGTGTGGGTCGAGGACGAGGCGCTGATCGATGCGGTCACCGCGGTCTCCGGCAGCGGCCCGGCCTATGTGTTCCTGCTCGCCGAAGCGATGGAAGCGGCCGGCATCGCGCAGGGCCTGCCGGCCGAGGCGGCGCGCACGCTGGTGCTGCAGACCGTGCTCGGCGCGGCGCGCATGCTCACCGAATCCGGCGAGGCGCCGAGCGAATTGCGGCGGCGGGTGACCTCGCCCAACGGCACCACCCAGGCCGCGATCGAGACGTTCCAGGCCGGCGGCTTCGAAGCCCTGACCGCCGCCGCCATCGCCGCCGCGGCCAGGCGCGGCCGCGCACTGTCCGCCGCCAACGACTGA
- a CDS encoding DUF4426 domain-containing protein: MRCLPVALLLCLALAACSAQETPRPAAPMAPAPAQTDFGALRVHYNALPTLAMSETVARRYGIERDADTALVMIALRRVQGGEELPASGQVSAVATDLSGRRQPIALREAVTDAYTDYVGTVRISEHDQLNFQVDVRGADGAGTVRFARTF; the protein is encoded by the coding sequence ATGCGCTGCCTGCCTGTCGCCCTGCTGCTCTGCCTCGCCCTGGCCGCCTGCTCGGCACAGGAAACGCCACGTCCGGCCGCACCGATGGCGCCCGCGCCGGCGCAAACCGACTTCGGCGCGCTGCGCGTGCACTACAACGCGCTGCCGACACTGGCGATGAGCGAGACGGTGGCGCGGCGCTACGGCATCGAACGCGACGCCGACACCGCGCTGGTGATGATCGCGCTGCGCCGCGTGCAGGGCGGCGAAGAACTGCCGGCCAGTGGCCAGGTCAGCGCCGTCGCGACCGACCTGAGCGGACGCCGGCAACCCATCGCCTTGCGCGAAGCGGTCACCGACGCCTATACCGACTATGTCGGCACGGTGCGCATCAGCGAGCACGACCAGCTGAATTTCCAGGTGGATGTGCGCGGCGCCGACGGCGCGGGTACGGTGCGCTTCGCCCGCACGTTCTAG
- the soxR gene encoding redox-sensitive transcriptional activator SoxR, with the protein MHQELSVGQVAERSGVAVSALHFYEKKGLIHSLRTAGNQRRYARDVLRRLAVIRVAQRVGVPLESIKAAFAQLPDARTPTRAEWARMSAAWRQELDARILQLTQLRHQLTDCIGCGCLSLRRCRLSNPADALGAQGEGAQRWTAP; encoded by the coding sequence ATGCACCAGGAACTGAGCGTGGGCCAGGTCGCCGAACGCAGTGGGGTGGCGGTGTCCGCGCTGCATTTCTACGAGAAGAAGGGCCTGATCCACAGCCTGCGCACCGCCGGCAACCAGCGCCGCTATGCGCGCGACGTGCTGCGCCGGCTGGCGGTGATCCGCGTCGCGCAGCGCGTGGGCGTGCCGCTGGAGAGCATCAAGGCCGCGTTCGCACAGCTGCCCGACGCGCGTACGCCCACGCGTGCGGAATGGGCGCGGATGTCGGCGGCATGGCGGCAGGAACTGGACGCGCGCATCCTGCAGCTGACCCAGTTGCGCCACCAGCTCACCGACTGCATCGGCTGCGGCTGCCTGTCGCTGCGCCGCTGCCGCCTGAGCAATCCCGCCGACGCGCTGGGCGCGCAAGGCGAAGGCGCGCAGCGCTGGACAGCGCCCTGA
- a CDS encoding MFS transporter, whose amino-acid sequence MASVRTAPATSDSVLSPRYRATTLGMVALVSLIAFEALAVATAMPTVARELDGLRLYALAFGGTLATSVIGMTVAGRWSDLRGPAAPLWTGLLCFVCGLLLAGFAASMPMLLAGRLVQGLGAGAISVALYVLVARMYPQAIRPRIFAAFSAGWVVPSLIGPSISGLIVEHVGWRWVFLAVPLLALPSAALLLPALRRLSPPPTAARSGSAPLLWSIGAAAGVCLLYLGGQQQGVAAAATVLPALALLLTCAWRLLPRGTLRAARGLPSVIALRGIAASAFFGCEAFLPLLLSRERGLSPTWAGVALSVGALGWFAGSWHQGHHGRDGTRLRGLRVGSALMTLGVAVTALALLPAVPAAVAIGGWTATGLGMGLIYPTLSVLTLTLSPPAQQGANSSALQLSEAIAVATTLAIGGSLFAALLAQSVTAAYLSTFAVAALLALLGLGIAGRTQAAAPR is encoded by the coding sequence ATGGCATCCGTCCGCACCGCTCCCGCCACTTCCGATTCGGTCCTTTCGCCGCGCTACCGCGCCACCACGCTGGGCATGGTCGCGCTGGTGTCGCTGATCGCCTTCGAGGCGCTGGCGGTGGCGACCGCGATGCCGACCGTGGCGCGCGAACTGGACGGGCTGCGGCTGTACGCGCTGGCGTTCGGCGGCACCCTGGCCACCAGCGTGATCGGCATGACCGTGGCCGGGCGCTGGAGCGACCTGCGCGGTCCGGCGGCGCCGTTGTGGACGGGCCTGCTGTGCTTCGTCTGCGGGCTGCTGCTGGCCGGCTTCGCCGCGTCGATGCCGATGCTGCTGGCCGGGCGGCTGGTGCAGGGCCTGGGCGCCGGCGCGATCTCGGTGGCGCTGTACGTGCTGGTCGCACGCATGTATCCGCAGGCGATCCGGCCTCGCATCTTCGCCGCGTTCTCCGCCGGCTGGGTGGTGCCGTCGCTGATCGGGCCGAGCATCAGCGGCCTGATCGTCGAGCACGTCGGCTGGCGCTGGGTGTTCCTGGCGGTGCCGCTGCTGGCGCTGCCGTCGGCGGCGCTGTTGCTGCCGGCGCTGCGGCGTCTGTCGCCGCCGCCGACGGCGGCGCGCTCCGGTTCGGCGCCGCTGCTGTGGTCGATCGGCGCCGCAGCTGGCGTCTGCCTGCTGTACCTGGGCGGCCAGCAACAGGGCGTTGCGGCGGCGGCCACGGTGCTGCCGGCCTTGGCGCTGCTGCTGACCTGCGCGTGGCGGCTGCTGCCGCGCGGCACCTTGCGCGCCGCGCGCGGGCTGCCCAGCGTGATCGCGCTGCGCGGTATCGCCGCCTCGGCCTTCTTCGGCTGCGAAGCGTTCCTGCCGCTGCTGCTGTCGCGCGAGCGCGGCCTGTCGCCGACCTGGGCCGGCGTGGCGCTGAGCGTGGGCGCGCTGGGCTGGTTCGCCGGCTCCTGGCACCAGGGCCATCACGGCCGCGACGGCACGCGGCTGCGCGGGCTGCGCGTGGGCAGCGCTCTGATGACGCTGGGCGTGGCGGTCACCGCGCTGGCGCTGCTGCCGGCGGTGCCCGCCGCCGTGGCGATCGGCGGCTGGACCGCCACCGGCCTGGGCATGGGCCTGATCTACCCGACCCTGTCGGTGCTGACCCTGACCCTGTCGCCGCCGGCGCAGCAGGGCGCCAACAGTTCGGCGCTGCAATTGAGCGAGGCGATCGCGGTGGCGACCACGCTGGCGATCGGCGGCTCGCTGTTCGCCGCGCTGCTGGCGCAGTCGGTGACGGCGGCCTACCTGTCCACCTTCGCGGTGGCCGCGCTGCTGGCGCTGCTCGGGCTGGGCATCGCCGGCCGCACCCAGGCGGCGGCGCCGCGCTAG
- a CDS encoding cobalamin-binding protein — protein MGPRRIVCLTEEPTETLYALGEQDRIVGISGFTVRPPQARRDKPKVSAFTSAKIGEILKLQPDLAIGFSDIQAEIAAELIRNGVEVWIANHRSVDGILDYIRRLGALVGAGARAQAYADDLERGLAAIAAQADALPRRPKVYFEEWDEPIITGIRWVAELVRIAGGDDVFPELSAEPLAKARILANGDEVVRRAPDIILGSWCGKRFRPERVAARPGWATIPAVRDGQLFEIKSPLIMQPGPAALTDGVRAIAAIVQAWAQRQ, from the coding sequence ATGGGCCCGCGGCGCATCGTCTGCCTGACCGAGGAACCCACCGAGACGCTGTACGCGCTCGGCGAGCAGGACCGCATCGTCGGCATCAGCGGCTTCACCGTGCGCCCGCCGCAGGCGCGGCGCGACAAGCCCAAGGTCAGCGCCTTCACCAGCGCCAAGATCGGCGAGATCCTGAAACTGCAGCCGGACCTGGCGATCGGCTTTTCCGACATCCAGGCCGAGATCGCCGCCGAGCTGATCCGCAATGGCGTGGAGGTGTGGATCGCCAACCACCGCAGCGTCGACGGCATCCTCGACTACATCCGCCGGCTCGGCGCGCTGGTCGGCGCCGGCGCGCGTGCGCAGGCCTACGCCGACGACCTTGAGCGCGGGCTGGCTGCGATCGCCGCGCAGGCCGACGCGCTGCCGCGGCGGCCGAAGGTGTACTTCGAGGAATGGGACGAGCCGATCATCACCGGCATCCGCTGGGTCGCCGAACTGGTGCGCATCGCCGGCGGCGACGACGTGTTCCCGGAACTGTCGGCCGAGCCGCTGGCCAAGGCGCGGATCCTGGCCAACGGCGACGAGGTGGTGCGGCGCGCGCCGGACATCATCCTCGGCTCGTGGTGCGGCAAGCGCTTCCGTCCCGAGCGCGTGGCCGCGCGGCCGGGCTGGGCGACGATCCCGGCGGTGCGCGACGGCCAGCTGTTCGAGATCAAGTCGCCGCTGATCATGCAGCCCGGCCCGGCGGCATTGACCGACGGCGTGCGCGCGATCGCGGCCATCGTGCAGGCCTGGGCGCAGCGCCAGTAA
- the aac(6') gene encoding aminoglycoside 6'-N-acetyltransferase, translated as MSDAFSVRAAGAADLRVWAALRMALWPDESDAFGGVAEALQREDAANFLAFDGNGQAIGFADATLRQDYVNGTDSSPVGFLEGWYVAPQWRGRGVGRALLREVLDWTRAQGCSELASDALIDDAAAQAAHRACGFEETERVVYFRMPVVD; from the coding sequence GTGAGCGATGCCTTTTCGGTACGCGCCGCCGGTGCCGCCGACCTGCGCGTGTGGGCGGCGCTGCGGATGGCGTTGTGGCCGGACGAGAGCGACGCGTTCGGCGGCGTGGCCGAAGCCTTGCAGCGCGAGGATGCGGCCAACTTCCTGGCCTTCGACGGCAACGGCCAGGCGATCGGCTTCGCCGACGCCACCCTGCGCCAGGACTACGTCAACGGCACCGACAGTTCGCCGGTGGGCTTTCTGGAAGGCTGGTACGTGGCGCCGCAATGGCGCGGCCGCGGCGTCGGCCGCGCGCTGTTGCGCGAAGTGCTGGACTGGACCCGCGCGCAGGGCTGCAGCGAACTGGCCTCCGATGCGCTGATCGACGACGCCGCGGCGCAGGCCGCGCACCGCGCCTGCGGTTTCGAGGAAACCGAGCGCGTGGTGTATTTCCGCATGCCGGTGGTGGACTGA
- the pdxH gene encoding pyridoxamine 5'-phosphate oxidase, translating into MPDLYAEALSTFADLFAEARGSDEAEYNAMVVASATLEARPSSRVVLLKSYDARGFVFYTHLDSQKGRELQANPQASLLFLWRRMREDGVQVRIDGEVQLVAAAEADAYFASRPRMSQIGAWASAQSRTLQSREEFEERVAKAEASFEGREVPRPDGWSGFRVVPRSFEFWYGGKFRLHERWRYDADAAGYWSKRMLFP; encoded by the coding sequence ATGCCCGATCTCTACGCCGAAGCCCTGTCCACGTTCGCCGACCTGTTCGCCGAGGCGCGCGGCAGCGACGAGGCCGAATACAACGCGATGGTCGTCGCCTCGGCCACGCTGGAGGCGCGGCCGTCCTCGCGGGTGGTGCTGCTGAAGTCCTACGACGCGCGCGGCTTCGTGTTCTACACCCACCTGGACAGCCAGAAGGGCCGCGAGTTGCAGGCCAATCCGCAGGCTTCGCTGTTGTTCCTGTGGCGGCGCATGCGCGAGGACGGCGTGCAGGTGCGCATCGACGGCGAGGTGCAACTGGTCGCCGCCGCCGAGGCCGATGCGTACTTCGCCTCGCGTCCGCGCATGAGCCAGATCGGCGCGTGGGCCTCGGCGCAGTCGCGGACCCTGCAGTCGCGCGAGGAATTCGAGGAGCGCGTGGCCAAGGCCGAAGCCAGCTTCGAGGGCCGCGAGGTGCCGCGCCCGGACGGCTGGAGCGGCTTCCGCGTGGTGCCGCGCAGTTTCGAGTTCTGGTACGGCGGCAAGTTCCGCCTGCATGAGCGCTGGCGCTACGATGCCGACGCCGCCGGCTACTGGTCCAAGCGGATGCTGTTCCCGTGA
- a CDS encoding shikimate kinase, giving the protein MNPAPNLVLVGPMGAGKSVIGRRLAERFSLVFVDSDQAIVERTGASIASLFEHAGEAGFREHERAVLESVLSTPGHLISTGGGAVLDADSRREMREHGFVVYLRVSVASQLQRLQRDRSRPLLQRGDRERVLHELHAVREPLYREVADLILDTDHLNPAEATAQLVVRLAASWKLPEPTA; this is encoded by the coding sequence ATGAATCCCGCCCCCAATCTCGTGCTGGTCGGCCCGATGGGAGCCGGCAAGAGCGTCATCGGCCGGCGCCTGGCCGAGCGCTTCAGCCTCGTCTTCGTCGACAGCGACCAGGCCATCGTCGAACGCACCGGCGCCAGCATCGCCTCGCTGTTCGAGCATGCCGGCGAAGCCGGCTTCCGCGAACACGAGCGCGCGGTGCTGGAAAGCGTGCTGAGCACGCCCGGCCATCTCATCTCCACCGGCGGCGGCGCGGTGCTCGACGCCGACAGCCGCCGCGAGATGCGCGAACACGGGTTCGTGGTGTACCTGCGGGTCAGCGTGGCCTCGCAGCTGCAGCGCCTGCAGCGCGACCGCAGCCGGCCGCTGCTGCAGCGCGGCGACCGCGAACGGGTGCTGCACGAGCTGCACGCGGTGCGCGAGCCGCTGTACCGCGAAGTCGCCGACCTGATCCTGGACACCGACCACCTCAATCCCGCCGAAGCCACCGCGCAGCTGGTCGTGCGCCTGGCCGCGTCGTGGAAGCTTCCGGAACCCACTGCATGA
- the aroB gene encoding 3-dehydroquinate synthase, with protein sequence MTVSLRTVQVDGDPAYTIHIGPGLLDDGSRLAEHVRGRHVLLLSDSNVAPLYAAQVRGALLAARPELKIGALVIPAGEASKTLDSFGAAIAALAELGATRDACVLALGGGVVGDLAGFAAACWMRGVDCVQLPTTLLAMVDSSVGGKTAVDIAQGKNLVGAFHPPRAVLADTAALRSLPPRELRAGLAEVIKYGAIRDPLFFEWLHAERRALLDAEPAALAQAIARSCEHKAEIVARDPLEKGERALLNLGHTFGHAIETEQGYGAPGNDNLNHGEAVAVGMVLAAELSAQLGMATAQDSARLRALLADFELPTSLPAGLAPQALLERMRLDKKNIAGRLRLVLWRGIGHAEVVPDVDEAAVLAVLDAAVRAAA encoded by the coding sequence ATGACTGTTTCCCTGCGCACGGTCCAGGTCGATGGCGACCCGGCCTACACCATCCACATCGGCCCCGGCCTGCTCGACGACGGCAGCCGCCTGGCCGAACACGTGCGCGGCCGCCACGTGCTGCTGCTCAGCGACAGCAACGTCGCCCCGCTGTATGCCGCGCAGGTGCGCGGCGCGCTGCTGGCGGCGCGCCCGGAGCTGAAGATCGGCGCGCTGGTGATCCCGGCCGGCGAGGCCTCCAAGACCCTGGACAGCTTCGGCGCGGCGATCGCCGCGCTGGCCGAACTCGGCGCCACCCGCGACGCCTGCGTGCTGGCGTTGGGCGGCGGCGTGGTCGGCGACCTGGCCGGCTTCGCCGCGGCCTGCTGGATGCGCGGGGTGGACTGCGTGCAGCTGCCGACCACGCTGCTGGCGATGGTCGATTCCTCGGTCGGTGGCAAGACCGCGGTGGACATCGCACAGGGCAAAAACCTGGTCGGCGCGTTCCACCCGCCGCGCGCGGTGCTGGCCGATACCGCCGCGCTGCGCAGCCTGCCGCCGCGCGAACTGCGCGCCGGCCTGGCCGAGGTGATCAAATACGGCGCGATCCGCGACCCGCTGTTCTTCGAATGGCTGCACGCCGAGCGTCGCGCACTGCTGGACGCCGAGCCGGCCGCGCTGGCGCAGGCGATCGCGCGCAGCTGCGAGCACAAGGCCGAGATCGTGGCCCGCGACCCGCTGGAGAAGGGCGAGCGCGCCCTGCTCAACCTCGGCCACACCTTCGGCCACGCGATCGAGACCGAACAGGGTTACGGCGCGCCTGGCAACGACAACCTCAACCACGGCGAAGCGGTGGCGGTGGGCATGGTACTGGCGGCGGAACTGTCGGCGCAGCTGGGCATGGCCACGGCGCAGGACAGCGCGCGGCTGCGCGCGCTGCTGGCCGACTTCGAGCTGCCCACCTCGCTGCCGGCCGGACTGGCGCCGCAGGCGCTGCTGGAACGGATGCGGCTGGACAAGAAGAACATTGCCGGGCGCCTGCGGCTGGTGCTGTGGCGCGGCATCGGCCATGCCGAGGTGGTCCCGGACGTGGACGAGGCGGCGGTGCTGGCGGTGCTGGACGCCGCGGTGCGGGCCGCGGCGTAG
- a CDS encoding WGR domain-containing protein has translation MRVFLQQRPGGNEPPRYIQLTLQPDLFGSWELLRESGQIGGRAQLKREQYLLQDEAHAAFEKARDAQIKRGFQVMFTRGADAPR, from the coding sequence ATGCGCGTCTTCCTACAGCAACGCCCCGGCGGCAACGAGCCGCCCCGCTACATCCAGCTGACCCTGCAACCGGACCTATTCGGCAGCTGGGAGCTGTTGCGCGAGAGCGGCCAGATCGGCGGCCGCGCGCAGCTCAAGCGCGAGCAATACCTGCTGCAGGACGAGGCCCACGCCGCCTTCGAGAAAGCCCGCGATGCGCAAATCAAGCGCGGCTTCCAGGTCATGTTCACCCGCGGCGCCGACGCCCCGCGCTAA
- the hemE gene encoding uroporphyrinogen decarboxylase, giving the protein MLKNDRLLRALRREPVDQTPVWLMRQAGRYLPEYRATRARAGSFLAMAKTPDLACEVTLQPLARFPLDAAILFSDILTIPDAMGLELYFVEGEGPKFKHPVRDAAAIARLGVPDMETELRYVMDAVRVIRRELDGSVPLIGFSGSPWTLACYMVEGGGSDNYARIKAMALNEPAALHQLLSVNTDAVIAYLAAQRAAGAQALQVFDTWGGVLSPAMYREFSLPYLQRIARELPRGDGEQRTPLILFGKGNAPYLEELAASGAEGLGVDWTVDLAEAARRTGGRVALQGNLDPATLYGSPAAIEREVQRVLHSYADGNGSADGHVFNLGHGLSPDMQPEHVGALVAAVQRHSRRAQA; this is encoded by the coding sequence ATGCTCAAGAACGACCGCCTGCTGCGCGCGCTGCGCCGCGAGCCCGTGGACCAGACCCCCGTGTGGCTGATGCGCCAGGCCGGGCGCTACCTGCCCGAGTACCGCGCCACCCGCGCCCGCGCCGGCAGCTTCCTGGCCATGGCCAAGACCCCGGACCTGGCCTGCGAGGTGACCCTGCAGCCGCTGGCGCGGTTCCCGCTGGACGCGGCGATCCTGTTCTCCGACATCCTCACCATCCCCGATGCGATGGGCCTGGAGCTGTATTTCGTCGAAGGCGAAGGCCCCAAGTTCAAGCACCCGGTGCGCGATGCGGCGGCGATCGCCCGGCTCGGCGTGCCGGACATGGAGACCGAACTGCGCTACGTGATGGACGCGGTGCGGGTGATCCGCCGCGAACTGGACGGCAGCGTGCCGCTGATCGGCTTCTCCGGCAGCCCATGGACGCTGGCCTGCTACATGGTCGAGGGCGGCGGCAGCGACAACTACGCGCGGATCAAGGCCATGGCCCTGAACGAGCCGGCGGCGCTGCACCAGTTGCTGTCGGTCAACACCGATGCGGTGATCGCCTACCTGGCCGCGCAGCGCGCGGCCGGCGCGCAGGCGCTGCAGGTGTTCGACACCTGGGGCGGCGTGCTCAGCCCGGCGATGTACCGCGAATTCTCGCTGCCCTACCTGCAGCGCATCGCCCGCGAACTGCCGCGCGGCGACGGCGAGCAGCGCACCCCGCTGATCCTGTTCGGCAAGGGCAACGCGCCGTACCTGGAAGAGTTGGCTGCCTCCGGCGCCGAAGGCCTGGGCGTGGACTGGACCGTGGACCTGGCCGAGGCCGCGCGCCGCACCGGCGGCCGCGTGGCGCTGCAGGGCAACCTCGACCCGGCCACGCTGTACGGCTCTCCGGCGGCGATCGAACGCGAGGTGCAGCGCGTGCTGCACAGCTACGCCGACGGCAACGGCTCGGCGGACGGCCATGTGTTCAACCTCGGCCATGGCCTGTCGCCGGACATGCAGCCCGAGCACGTAGGCGCGCTGGTCGCCGCGGTGCAGCGGCACAGCCGCCGCGCGCAGGCGTAG
- the mdtD gene encoding multidrug transporter subunit MdtD, with protein MSAPSPDPISVPNYRSFRPLLWLVSLAIFMQMLDATIVNTALPAMARSLGESPLQMQSVVFSYALAVAMFIPASGWIADRYGTRRTFLAAIVLFTLGSLLCAAAPRLPYLVAARVLQGIGGAMLLPVGRLAVMRSVSREQFLSAMSFIAIPALIGPLIGPTLGGWLVQVASWHWVFLINLPIGAIGFVAALKVMPDFHGEQRTRFDLIGYAMLAFGMVALSLALDGISELGLRHAFVMLLAIAGLAALIGYWLHAASATAPLFPLHLFKVVSFRIGILGNLFARVGSGSMPFLIPLLLQVGLGMSPMRAGLMMVPVALAGMAAKRAAVKLVERYGYRRVLMTNTVLVGVAMASFVLFDAGQALGWRLLQLALFGAVNSLQFTVMNTVTLRDLDSDQASAGNGLLSMVMMLATGFGAAAAGSLLAAFNTHLGDTHGATAALHATFVCVGAITLTSTLIFWQLPDTRPHPKQVEEVAE; from the coding sequence ATGTCCGCGCCCTCCCCCGATCCGATCTCCGTTCCGAACTACCGCAGCTTCCGCCCGCTGCTGTGGCTGGTGTCGCTGGCCATCTTCATGCAGATGCTGGACGCGACCATCGTCAACACCGCGCTGCCGGCGATGGCGCGCAGCCTGGGCGAGAGCCCGCTGCAGATGCAGTCGGTGGTGTTCAGCTACGCGCTGGCGGTGGCGATGTTCATCCCCGCCTCGGGCTGGATCGCCGACCGCTACGGCACGCGCCGCACGTTCCTGGCCGCGATCGTGCTGTTCACCCTCGGCTCGCTGCTGTGCGCCGCCGCGCCGCGACTGCCCTATCTGGTCGCCGCGCGCGTGCTGCAGGGCATCGGCGGGGCGATGCTGCTGCCGGTCGGGCGGCTGGCGGTGATGCGTTCGGTGTCGCGCGAGCAGTTCCTGAGCGCGATGAGCTTCATCGCGATCCCGGCGCTGATCGGGCCATTGATCGGGCCGACGCTCGGCGGCTGGCTGGTGCAGGTGGCGTCGTGGCACTGGGTGTTCCTGATCAACCTGCCGATCGGCGCGATCGGCTTCGTCGCGGCGCTGAAGGTGATGCCGGATTTCCACGGCGAGCAGCGCACCCGCTTCGACCTGATCGGCTACGCGATGCTGGCCTTCGGCATGGTCGCGCTGTCGCTGGCGCTGGATGGCATCTCCGAGCTGGGCCTGCGCCATGCGTTCGTGATGCTGCTGGCGATCGCCGGCCTGGCCGCGCTGATCGGCTACTGGCTGCACGCGGCCAGCGCCACCGCGCCGCTGTTCCCGCTGCACCTGTTCAAGGTGGTGAGCTTCCGCATCGGCATCCTCGGCAACCTGTTCGCGCGCGTGGGCAGCGGCAGCATGCCGTTCCTGATCCCGCTGCTGCTGCAAGTTGGCCTGGGCATGAGCCCGATGCGCGCGGGGCTGATGATGGTGCCGGTGGCGCTGGCCGGCATGGCCGCCAAGCGCGCGGCGGTGAAGCTGGTGGAGCGCTACGGCTACCGGCGGGTGCTGATGACCAACACCGTGCTGGTCGGCGTGGCGATGGCCAGCTTCGTGCTGTTCGACGCCGGCCAGGCGCTGGGCTGGCGGTTGCTGCAGCTGGCGCTGTTCGGCGCGGTCAACTCGCTGCAGTTCACCGTCATGAACACGGTGACCCTACGCGACCTGGACAGCGACCAGGCCAGTGCCGGCAACGGGCTGCTGTCGATGGTGATGATGCTGGCCACCGGCTTCGGCGCCGCGGCCGCGGGCAGCCTGCTGGCGGCCTTCAACACCCACCTCGGCGACACCCACGGCGCCACCGCGGCGCTGCACGCGACCTTCGTCTGCGTCGGCGCGATCACCCTGACCTCGACGCTGATCTTCTGGCAACTGCCCGATACCCGGCCGCATCCCAAGCAGGTGGAAGAGGTGGCTGAGTAG